In Streptomyces sp. SID8374, one genomic interval encodes:
- a CDS encoding iron ABC transporter permease, translated as MARRPAGVRTLWLLAALLVLAAVMVASVAFGSRDVPWADVQAALGGADETLGQAAATKRIPRTVLAVVIGAALGLAGGVMQGVTRNPLADPGILGVNMGASLAVVTAVAFFGLSSPTGYIWVAIAGAALSALFVYTVGTLGRGGATPLKLALAGAATSAAFASLVSAVILPRNDIAGSFKLWQIGGVGGASFERIGQVAPFLAVGFAICLLSARALNSLALGDELAAGLGERVAVARAVAALGAVLLCGAATAVAGPIGFVGLVVPHTCRLLVGVDHRWLLPLSALLGAVLLTAADVAGRIVARPAEIDVGIVTALIGAPFFIYIVRRQKVRAL; from the coding sequence ATGGCCCGGCGTCCGGCGGGCGTCCGCACGCTCTGGCTCCTCGCCGCCCTCCTGGTGCTGGCCGCCGTCATGGTGGCCTCCGTCGCCTTCGGCTCGCGCGACGTCCCCTGGGCCGACGTCCAGGCGGCGCTCGGCGGAGCCGACGAGACCCTCGGGCAGGCGGCGGCGACGAAGCGCATCCCCCGTACGGTCCTCGCGGTCGTCATCGGCGCCGCGCTGGGCCTCGCCGGGGGAGTGATGCAGGGCGTGACCCGTAACCCTCTTGCCGACCCGGGCATCCTCGGCGTCAACATGGGCGCCTCGCTCGCCGTCGTCACCGCCGTCGCCTTCTTCGGGCTCTCCTCGCCGACCGGCTACATCTGGGTCGCCATCGCGGGCGCCGCCCTCTCCGCCCTGTTCGTGTACACCGTCGGGACGCTCGGGCGGGGCGGGGCCACCCCGCTCAAGCTCGCGCTCGCCGGGGCCGCCACCTCCGCCGCGTTCGCCTCGCTCGTCAGCGCCGTCATCCTGCCCCGCAACGACATCGCCGGAAGCTTCAAGCTCTGGCAGATCGGCGGGGTCGGCGGTGCCTCCTTCGAGCGCATCGGACAGGTGGCCCCGTTCCTCGCGGTCGGCTTCGCCATCTGCCTGCTCTCCGCGCGCGCCCTCAACTCCCTCGCTCTGGGAGACGAGTTGGCGGCCGGGCTGGGCGAACGGGTCGCCGTCGCACGGGCGGTGGCCGCGCTCGGCGCCGTACTCCTGTGCGGAGCGGCCACCGCCGTCGCCGGGCCCATCGGCTTCGTCGGCCTCGTCGTCCCGCACACCTGCCGGCTGCTCGTCGGCGTCGACCACCGCTGGCTGCTGCCCCTCTCGGCGCTGCTCGGCGCGGTCCTGCTCACCGCCGCCGATGTGGCCGGGCGGATCGTCGCGCGCCCGGCCGAGATCGACGTGGGCATCGTGACCGCGCTGATCGGCGCCCCCTTCTTCATCTACATCGTCCGCCGACAGAAGGTGCGTGCCCTGTGA
- a CDS encoding cytochrome P450 produces MHDASTQAPSVHDKETVRSCPFDFAQQLEFDPQLKELLTEEPVSRIRMAYGEGEAWLVTRYEDVRTVTTDRRFSRGAVLGRDFPRMTPEPIVQAESINLMDPPASSRLRSLVAKSFTPRRVEQMREGTQRVVDRLLDGMEDEGSPADFVARISSPLPLITICEALDIPEADRPWLRAHAMTMMNVGAAGKEDAVRAKAELRGYFTELTAERRRSPGQDLISTLATARDGDELLDDKELAVMAMVLLITGQDTTTYQLGNIAYTLLTRPQLLKTLQAEPERLPRTIEELLRYIPFRKGVGIPRIAMEDVELSGVTIKAGDIVHVSYLTANRDPAKFDRPDELDPDRPSIPHMTFGWGAHHCLGAPLATMELEVAFSTLLARFPALRLDAEPEDIRWNTTSIWRYPLALPVTW; encoded by the coding sequence GTGCACGACGCCTCGACGCAGGCCCCCTCGGTCCACGACAAGGAAACCGTACGGAGCTGTCCGTTCGACTTCGCACAGCAACTGGAGTTCGACCCCCAGCTCAAGGAACTGCTCACCGAGGAGCCCGTCTCCCGCATCCGCATGGCGTACGGGGAGGGCGAAGCCTGGCTCGTCACCCGGTACGAGGACGTCCGCACGGTCACCACCGACCGGCGCTTCAGCCGCGGCGCCGTACTCGGCCGGGACTTCCCCCGGATGACCCCCGAGCCGATCGTCCAGGCCGAGTCCATCAACCTCATGGACCCGCCCGCCAGCAGCCGGCTGCGCAGCCTGGTCGCCAAGAGCTTCACCCCGCGCCGCGTCGAACAGATGCGGGAGGGCACCCAGCGGGTCGTGGACCGGCTGCTGGACGGGATGGAGGACGAGGGCTCACCCGCCGACTTCGTCGCCCGGATCTCCTCGCCGCTGCCGCTGATCACCATCTGCGAGGCCCTCGACATCCCCGAGGCCGACCGCCCCTGGCTGCGCGCCCACGCCATGACGATGATGAACGTCGGGGCCGCGGGCAAGGAGGACGCGGTACGGGCCAAGGCCGAACTGCGCGGCTACTTCACCGAGCTGACCGCCGAGCGCCGCCGCTCCCCGGGCCAGGACCTCATCAGCACCCTGGCCACCGCCCGCGACGGCGACGAACTCCTCGACGACAAAGAGCTGGCCGTCATGGCGATGGTCCTGCTCATCACCGGCCAGGACACCACGACGTACCAGCTCGGCAACATCGCCTACACCCTGCTCACCCGGCCCCAGCTGCTGAAGACGCTCCAGGCCGAACCCGAGCGGCTGCCCCGCACCATCGAGGAGCTGCTGCGGTACATCCCCTTCCGCAAGGGCGTCGGCATCCCCCGGATCGCCATGGAGGACGTGGAGCTGAGCGGGGTCACCATCAAGGCGGGCGACATCGTCCATGTGTCGTACCTGACGGCCAACCGGGACCCCGCCAAGTTCGACCGCCCCGACGAGCTGGACCCCGACCGGCCCTCCATCCCGCACATGACGTTCGGCTGGGGCGCCCACCACTGCCTGGGTGCGCCGCTCGCCACCATGGAACTCGAGGTCGCCTTCTCCACGCTCCTGGCCCGCTTCCCGGCGCTGCGTCTCGACGCGGAGCCCGAGGACATCCGGTGGAACACGACGTCCATCTGGCGTTACCCGCTCGCCCTGCCCGTCACGTGGTGA
- a CDS encoding S8 family peptidase: MRLRARWAPAALLLIAPLIGTTTPATADTGPEGVPVERSARAVPGQYIVTLEPELSPDTVLEEFGLRPLFTYGNVLHGFAVTLTATELEAVRAVPGVLAVEENAEVAVEAPRTGGLFRAPAATWGTDRIDQRALPLDDTFTTTATGEGVKVYVVDTGIDAAHAEFGSRVVKGYDAVGDGRDGQDCNGHGTHVAGTVGGSTSGVAKDASLVGVRVLNCQGRGTWAGIIAGFDWVAKDAAAGSTPAVLNASLGGARSRAVDVAVEAVADAGVLPVVAAGNEDQDACDVSPAAADGVVTVGASDRQDRETSFSNWGSCVSLYAPGADIVSAKLGGGTVSLNGTSMASPHVAGVAALYKEENPSATPAAVTSWLTGTATPDVLSGLGQGSPDLLLYTGGL, translated from the coding sequence ATGCGCCTGCGTGCCCGATGGGCCCCGGCCGCCCTGCTGCTGATCGCACCGCTGATCGGCACCACCACCCCGGCCACCGCCGACACCGGACCGGAAGGGGTCCCGGTGGAGCGGTCCGCCCGGGCCGTACCCGGGCAGTACATCGTCACCCTGGAGCCCGAACTCTCCCCGGACACCGTCCTGGAGGAGTTCGGGCTCCGCCCGTTGTTCACGTACGGGAATGTCCTGCACGGGTTCGCCGTCACGCTCACCGCCACCGAACTGGAGGCGGTGAGGGCCGTCCCCGGGGTGCTCGCCGTCGAGGAGAACGCCGAAGTGGCCGTGGAGGCGCCCCGGACCGGCGGCCTCTTCCGGGCCCCTGCCGCCACCTGGGGCACCGACCGGATCGACCAGCGCGCCCTGCCGCTGGACGACACCTTCACCACCACCGCCACGGGCGAGGGCGTGAAGGTGTACGTCGTCGACACCGGGATCGACGCCGCGCACGCCGAGTTCGGCAGCCGGGTCGTCAAGGGCTACGACGCGGTCGGCGACGGCCGTGACGGGCAGGACTGCAACGGCCACGGCACCCATGTCGCCGGGACCGTCGGGGGCTCCACCTCCGGGGTGGCGAAGGATGCCTCGCTGGTCGGTGTACGGGTCCTGAACTGCCAGGGCCGGGGCACCTGGGCCGGCATCATCGCCGGGTTCGACTGGGTGGCCAAGGACGCGGCGGCCGGGTCCACCCCCGCCGTCCTGAACGCCTCGCTCGGCGGGGCCCGCTCCCGCGCCGTCGACGTGGCCGTCGAAGCCGTCGCCGACGCGGGTGTCCTGCCGGTGGTGGCCGCGGGCAACGAGGACCAGGATGCCTGCGACGTCTCCCCGGCCGCGGCCGACGGCGTGGTCACGGTGGGCGCGAGCGACCGCCAGGACCGGGAGACCTCGTTCAGCAACTGGGGCTCCTGCGTCTCGCTCTACGCCCCCGGCGCCGACATCGTCTCCGCGAAGCTCGGCGGCGGCACCGTCTCCCTGAACGGCACCTCCATGGCCAGCCCGCACGTCGCCGGGGTCGCCGCCCTCTACAAGGAGGAGAACCCCTCGGCCACGCCTGCCGCCGTCACGAGCTGGCTGACCGGCACCGCCACCCCGGACGTGCTCTCCGGCCTCGGCCAGGGCTCGCCCGACCTGCTCCTCTACACCGGCGGCCTCTGA
- a CDS encoding iron ABC transporter permease, translated as MSAPALTRPAPQEASPASVAAATRRRIRGASRRRLVILVLAVLVAAAFAVTLMAGRTFYPPGDVWRVILGEQVPGATFTVGRLRLPRAVLALVAGFSFGLAGVTFQTMLRNPLASPDIIGISSGASAAAAIAIVTLSLGEVQVSVLAIAAGLGVALLVYSLAFRGGVVGTRLILIGIGISAMLDSVTSYVLSQAAEWDLQEAMRWLTGSLNGATWDQVLPALAAAAVLTPLLLGQARNLSAMQLGDDTASALGVRVERTRITVIVAAVGLIAFATAAAGPIAFVAFLSGPIAARIVGAGGSLLVPAGLVGSLLVLVADFTGQFAFGERYPVGVVTGVLGAPYLVYLIIRTNRAGGSL; from the coding sequence GTGAGCGCCCCCGCCCTCACCCGGCCGGCCCCCCAGGAGGCGTCCCCCGCATCCGTCGCGGCCGCCACCCGCCGCCGTATCCGGGGCGCCTCCCGCAGGCGCCTGGTGATCCTGGTCCTGGCCGTCCTCGTCGCCGCCGCGTTCGCCGTGACGCTGATGGCGGGCCGGACGTTCTACCCGCCCGGCGACGTCTGGCGGGTGATCCTCGGCGAGCAGGTGCCGGGCGCCACCTTCACCGTCGGGCGGCTGCGGCTGCCGCGCGCGGTCCTCGCCCTGGTGGCGGGGTTCAGCTTCGGCCTGGCCGGTGTCACCTTCCAGACGATGCTGCGCAACCCGCTCGCCAGCCCCGACATCATCGGCATCAGCTCCGGGGCGAGCGCCGCGGCGGCCATCGCGATCGTCACGCTCTCCCTCGGCGAGGTGCAGGTCTCCGTCCTCGCCATCGCCGCCGGACTCGGGGTCGCGCTGCTCGTCTACTCGCTCGCCTTCCGGGGCGGAGTCGTCGGCACCCGGCTCATCCTCATCGGCATCGGCATCTCGGCGATGCTGGACAGCGTCACCTCCTACGTTCTCTCCCAGGCCGCCGAATGGGACCTCCAGGAGGCGATGCGCTGGCTGACCGGCAGCCTCAACGGCGCCACCTGGGACCAGGTGTTGCCCGCCCTCGCCGCAGCCGCCGTCCTCACCCCGCTCCTGCTGGGCCAGGCCCGCAACCTCTCCGCGATGCAGCTCGGCGACGACACCGCCTCCGCCCTCGGCGTACGGGTCGAACGCACCCGGATCACCGTGATCGTGGCCGCCGTCGGGCTGATCGCCTTCGCCACGGCCGCCGCCGGGCCCATCGCGTTCGTGGCGTTCCTCTCCGGACCCATCGCCGCCCGGATCGTCGGCGCGGGCGGCTCCCTGCTGGTGCCCGCCGGACTCGTCGGCTCGCTCCTGGTACTCGTCGCCGACTTCACCGGCCAGTTCGCCTTCGGCGAGCGCTACCCGGTGGGCGTCGTCACCGGCGTCCTCGGCGCCCCCTACCTCGTCTATCTGATCATCCGCACCAACCGGGCGGGAGGCTCGCTATGA
- a CDS encoding type III polyketide synthase, which produces MRGEPMATLCRPAIAVPEHVITMQQTLELARETHHGHPQRDLVLRLIRNTGVQTRHLVQPIEETLKHPGFELRNQVYEAEAKTRVPEVVRQALANAETDPADIDLIVYVSCTGFMMPSLTAWLINTMGFRPETRQLPIAQLGCAAGGAAINRAHDFCRAYPDSNVLIVSCEFCSLCYQPTDIGVGSLLSNGLFGDAISAAVVRGQGGTGMKLERNGSHLVPDTEDWISYAVRDTGFHFLLDKRVPGTMEMLAPVLQDLVDLHGWSVPDMDFFIVHAGGPRILDDLCHFLNLPMEMFRYSRATLTERGNIASSVVFDALARLFDDGGAAESAQGLIAGFGPGITAEVAVGSWTNQAPGTDPDRELADLELTTGVALSG; this is translated from the coding sequence ATACGAGGAGAACCCATGGCGACCCTGTGCCGACCCGCCATCGCTGTGCCCGAACACGTCATCACGATGCAGCAGACCCTGGAGCTGGCCCGGGAGACCCACCACGGGCACCCCCAGCGCGACCTCGTCCTGAGGCTCATCCGGAACACCGGGGTCCAGACCCGGCACCTGGTGCAGCCGATCGAGGAGACCCTCAAGCACCCCGGCTTCGAGCTGCGCAACCAGGTGTACGAGGCCGAGGCCAAGACCCGGGTCCCCGAAGTGGTGCGGCAGGCCCTCGCCAACGCCGAGACCGACCCGGCCGACATCGACCTGATCGTCTACGTCTCCTGCACGGGCTTCATGATGCCCTCGCTGACCGCCTGGCTCATCAACACCATGGGGTTCAGACCCGAGACCAGACAGCTGCCCATCGCCCAGCTCGGCTGCGCGGCCGGCGGCGCGGCGATCAACCGGGCGCACGACTTCTGCCGGGCCTACCCCGACTCCAACGTCCTCATCGTCTCCTGCGAGTTCTGCTCGCTCTGCTACCAGCCCACCGACATCGGCGTCGGATCGCTGCTCTCCAACGGCCTGTTCGGGGACGCCATCTCCGCCGCCGTCGTCCGGGGGCAGGGCGGCACCGGTATGAAGCTGGAGCGCAACGGCTCCCACCTCGTGCCCGACACCGAGGACTGGATCTCCTACGCCGTCCGCGACACCGGATTCCACTTCCTGCTGGACAAGCGCGTGCCCGGCACCATGGAGATGCTCGCGCCGGTCCTCCAAGACCTGGTCGACCTGCACGGCTGGTCGGTGCCCGACATGGACTTCTTCATCGTCCACGCGGGCGGCCCGCGCATCCTCGACGACCTCTGCCACTTCCTGAACCTGCCGATGGAGATGTTCCGCTACAGCCGGGCCACCCTCACCGAACGCGGCAACATCGCCAGCTCCGTCGTCTTCGACGCGCTCGCCCGCCTCTTCGACGACGGCGGCGCGGCCGAGTCGGCGCAGGGCCTGATCGCCGGATTCGGGCCCGGTATCACCGCCGAAGTGGCGGTCGGCAGCTGGACGAACCAGGCCCCCGGCACCGACCCCGACCGGGAACTGGCCGACCTGGAGCTCACGACGGGCGTTGCGCTGTCCGGCTGA
- a CDS encoding discoidin domain-containing protein produces MRAQRWRWRAISALVTTSLLMIGWPSLTASAADGPNLAAGRAAAAGSAHAEYPAPNITDGNASTYWESAGGNLPQWVQTDLGSANRVDEVTLKLPPSWESRTQTLSLQGSVDGTSFATLKSSAAYSFSPGSANTVKVTFPATLTRFVRVNITANTGWQAAQLSELEVRAAAGSSGNLAAGKTLKASSSNGSYVAANANDGNRASYWASRENAFPQWIEADLGSSVRVDRVVLRLPDGWAARSQTLKLQASADGTEFTDLTASKDYRFDAAGGQSATISFDPTTTRYVRVLVTANTGSPSAQLAELEVYGPATGDTQAPTAPADLAFTEPASGQIRLTWKASTDNTGVTGYDVYANNTLLASVAGNVTTYTDTRPAGQTVSYYVRAKDAAGNVSANSNTVTRTGDTGDTQAPTAPTALAFTEPAAGQIRLTWQASSDNRGVTGYDVYANNVLRGSVAGNVLTYTDTQPATATVSYFVRAKDAAGNVSTNSNTVTRNGSTGAASNLAVNKPITASSVVHTFVAANANDNNTATYWEGAGGSYPNTLTVQLGSNADTQSVVVKLNPDSSWGPRTQRIEVLGREQSASSFNSLVAAKDYAFSPASGNTVAIPVSARIADVQLKFTANSGSGAGQVAEFQVLGAPAANPDLQVTGLTASPATPVESDTITLTATVRNAGALAAPASKVEFRLGGSKVATGSVGALAAGASTQVSAAIGARGAGSYLLSAVADPDNEVIEQNETNNTYTAASPLVVQPVSSSDLVATPVTTSPSAPAAGNTVTFSVAIKNQGTIASASGSHGITLTLLNSQGATVKTFTGAHTGTIAAGATTAPVSLGTWTAANGSYTLRTVLAADANELPVKRENNTSTESLFVGRGADMPYDMYEAEDGTTGGGAQVVGPNRTVGDIAGEASGRKAVTLNNTGNYVEFTTRAATNTLVTRFSIPDSAGGGGINSTLNVYVDGTFLKAVDLTSKYAWLYGNEAAPGNSPSAGAPRHIYDEANVMLGRTVPAGAKIRLQKDAANSTTYAIDFISLEQVAPVANPNPATYTVPTGFTHQDVQNALDRVRMDTTGTLVGVYLPPGEYSTASKFQVYGKAVKVVGAGPWYTRFNAPSTQDNTDIGFRAEASAKGSSFADFAYFGNYTSRIDGPGKVFDFANVSDIVIDNIWNEHMVCLYWGANTDSITIKNSRIRNMFADGINMTNGSTDNLVTNIEARATGDDSFALFSAVDAGGADMKNNLYENLTSILTWRAAGVAVYGGYDNTFRNIHIADTLVYSGITVSSLDFGYPMNGFGTQPTKIENVSIVRSGGHFWGSQTFPGIWLFSASKVFQGIRISNVDIVDPTYSGIMFQTNYVGGQPQFPIKDTVLTDVSISGARKSGDAFDAKSGFGLWANEMPEAGQGPAVGEVTFNRLRLSNNAQDIRNTTSTFKININP; encoded by the coding sequence ATGAGAGCCCAACGCTGGAGATGGCGGGCGATATCCGCCTTGGTCACGACCAGTCTTCTGATGATCGGCTGGCCGTCGCTCACCGCTTCGGCGGCCGACGGCCCCAACCTCGCCGCGGGCCGGGCCGCGGCCGCCGGCAGCGCGCATGCCGAGTACCCCGCCCCCAACATCACCGACGGCAACGCGTCGACGTACTGGGAGAGCGCGGGCGGCAACCTGCCCCAGTGGGTCCAGACCGACCTCGGCTCGGCCAACCGCGTCGACGAGGTGACGCTGAAGCTCCCGCCGTCCTGGGAGAGCCGTACACAGACCCTGTCCCTCCAGGGCAGCGTGGACGGCACCAGCTTCGCGACCCTGAAGAGTTCGGCCGCCTACTCCTTCAGCCCGGGCTCCGCCAACACGGTGAAGGTGACCTTCCCGGCCACGCTGACCCGCTTCGTCCGGGTGAACATCACCGCCAACACCGGCTGGCAGGCCGCCCAGCTCTCCGAGCTGGAGGTGAGGGCGGCAGCCGGCTCATCGGGCAACCTCGCCGCCGGGAAGACCCTCAAGGCCAGCAGCAGCAACGGGAGTTACGTCGCCGCCAACGCCAACGACGGCAACCGGGCCAGCTACTGGGCGAGCCGCGAGAACGCCTTCCCGCAGTGGATCGAGGCCGACCTCGGATCATCCGTCCGCGTGGACCGGGTCGTCCTGCGGCTCCCCGACGGCTGGGCCGCGCGCAGTCAGACGCTGAAGCTCCAAGCCTCCGCCGACGGAACGGAGTTCACCGACCTCACCGCCTCCAAGGACTACCGCTTCGACGCGGCGGGCGGGCAGTCGGCGACGATCTCCTTCGACCCCACGACCACCCGGTACGTCCGCGTCCTGGTCACCGCCAACACCGGCAGCCCCTCGGCGCAACTCGCCGAGCTGGAGGTCTACGGCCCCGCGACCGGCGACACCCAGGCCCCGACCGCACCGGCCGACCTGGCGTTCACCGAACCCGCCAGCGGCCAGATCCGGCTGACCTGGAAGGCGTCCACGGACAACACCGGTGTCACCGGCTACGACGTCTACGCGAACAACACCCTGCTGGCCTCCGTCGCGGGCAACGTCACCACGTACACCGACACCCGCCCGGCCGGGCAGACCGTCTCCTACTACGTGCGGGCCAAGGATGCGGCGGGCAACGTCTCGGCCAACAGCAACACCGTGACCCGCACCGGTGACACGGGCGACACCCAGGCACCCACCGCCCCCACCGCACTCGCGTTCACCGAGCCGGCCGCCGGGCAGATCCGGCTCACCTGGCAGGCGTCCAGCGACAACAGGGGCGTCACGGGCTACGACGTCTACGCCAACAACGTGCTGCGCGGCTCGGTCGCGGGCAACGTCCTGACGTACACCGACACCCAGCCGGCCACCGCCACGGTCTCCTACTTCGTCCGGGCCAAGGACGCGGCGGGCAATGTCTCGACCAACAGCAACACCGTGACCCGCAACGGCTCGACGGGGGCCGCCTCCAACCTCGCGGTCAACAAGCCGATCACGGCCTCCTCGGTGGTGCACACCTTCGTCGCCGCCAACGCCAACGACAACAACACCGCCACCTACTGGGAGGGCGCGGGCGGCAGTTACCCCAACACGCTCACCGTCCAGCTGGGCTCCAACGCCGACACCCAGAGCGTCGTCGTCAAGCTCAACCCGGACAGCAGCTGGGGTCCGCGCACCCAGCGGATCGAGGTCCTGGGCCGCGAGCAGAGCGCCTCGTCCTTCAACTCCCTGGTCGCCGCGAAGGATTACGCCTTCAGCCCGGCGAGCGGCAACACGGTGGCCATCCCGGTCTCCGCCCGGATCGCCGACGTCCAGCTGAAGTTCACCGCCAACAGCGGCTCCGGCGCCGGTCAGGTCGCGGAGTTCCAGGTGCTGGGCGCCCCCGCGGCCAACCCCGACCTCCAGGTCACCGGCCTCACCGCGTCGCCCGCCACCCCGGTGGAGTCCGACACCATCACCCTGACCGCCACCGTCCGCAACGCGGGCGCACTCGCCGCACCGGCCAGCAAGGTCGAGTTCCGGCTCGGCGGCTCCAAGGTCGCCACCGGCAGCGTCGGCGCCCTGGCCGCCGGCGCCTCCACCCAGGTCAGCGCGGCCATCGGCGCCCGGGGCGCGGGCAGTTACCTCCTGAGCGCGGTCGCCGACCCGGACAACGAGGTCATCGAGCAGAACGAGACCAACAACACCTACACGGCCGCCTCCCCGCTGGTCGTGCAGCCGGTCTCCAGCTCCGACCTGGTCGCGACACCCGTCACCACCTCGCCCTCCGCCCCGGCGGCGGGCAACACCGTCACCTTCTCCGTCGCCATCAAGAACCAGGGCACCATCGCCTCCGCGAGCGGCAGCCACGGCATCACGCTCACGCTGCTCAACTCCCAGGGCGCCACGGTGAAGACCTTCACCGGCGCGCACACCGGGACCATCGCGGCGGGCGCCACGACCGCACCCGTCTCCCTCGGCACCTGGACCGCCGCCAACGGCTCGTACACCCTGCGCACGGTCCTCGCGGCCGACGCCAACGAGCTCCCGGTCAAGCGCGAGAACAACACCTCCACCGAGTCCCTCTTCGTCGGGCGCGGCGCCGACATGCCGTACGACATGTACGAGGCGGAGGACGGCACCACCGGCGGCGGCGCCCAGGTCGTCGGCCCCAACCGGACCGTCGGCGACATCGCGGGCGAGGCCTCCGGACGCAAGGCCGTCACCCTCAACAACACCGGCAACTACGTCGAGTTCACCACCAGGGCGGCCACCAACACCCTGGTCACCCGGTTCTCGATCCCGGACTCCGCGGGCGGCGGCGGGATCAACTCCACGCTGAACGTCTACGTGGACGGCACCTTCCTCAAGGCCGTCGACCTCACCTCCAAGTACGCCTGGCTGTACGGGAACGAGGCCGCACCCGGCAACTCCCCGAGCGCCGGGGCGCCCCGCCACATCTATGACGAGGCCAACGTCATGCTGGGCAGGACGGTCCCGGCCGGCGCCAAGATCCGGCTCCAGAAGGACGCCGCCAACTCCACCACGTACGCGATCGACTTCATCAGCCTGGAGCAGGTCGCACCGGTCGCCAACCCGAACCCCGCCACGTACACCGTGCCGACCGGATTCACCCACCAGGACGTGCAGAACGCCCTGGACAGGGTCCGCATGGACACCACCGGCACGCTGGTCGGTGTCTACCTCCCGCCGGGGGAGTACAGCACCGCCAGCAAGTTCCAGGTGTACGGCAAGGCCGTGAAGGTGGTCGGCGCCGGGCCCTGGTACACCCGGTTCAACGCCCCCAGCACACAGGACAACACCGACATCGGCTTCCGGGCCGAGGCCAGTGCCAAGGGGTCCTCGTTCGCCGACTTCGCCTACTTCGGCAACTACACCTCCCGCATCGACGGGCCGGGCAAGGTGTTCGACTTCGCCAATGTGTCGGACATCGTGATCGACAACATCTGGAACGAGCACATGGTGTGCCTCTACTGGGGCGCCAACACCGACAGCATCACCATCAAGAACTCCCGGATCCGCAACATGTTCGCCGACGGCATCAACATGACCAACGGGTCCACCGACAACCTCGTCACCAACATCGAGGCGCGAGCCACCGGTGACGACAGCTTCGCGCTCTTCTCGGCGGTCGACGCCGGGGGAGCGGACATGAAGAACAACCTCTACGAGAACCTGACCTCGATCCTCACCTGGCGCGCGGCGGGCGTGGCCGTCTACGGCGGCTACGACAACACCTTCCGCAACATCCACATCGCCGACACCCTGGTGTACTCCGGGATCACGGTCAGCTCGCTGGACTTCGGCTACCCGATGAACGGCTTCGGGACCCAGCCGACGAAGATCGAGAACGTCTCGATCGTCCGGTCCGGCGGCCACTTCTGGGGATCGCAGACCTTCCCCGGAATCTGGCTCTTCTCCGCCTCCAAGGTGTTCCAGGGCATCCGGATCTCGAACGTGGACATCGTCGATCCGACGTACAGCGGCATCATGTTCCAGACGAACTACGTCGGCGGACAGCCGCAGTTCCCGATCAAGGACACCGTGCTCACCGATGTCTCGATCTCCGGTGCGCGCAAGAGCGGTGACGCCTTCGACGCCAAGTCCGGCTTCGGTCTCTGGGCCAACGAGATGCCGGAGGCGGGGCAGGGTCCCGCGGTCGGCGAGGTCACCTTCAACCGGCTGAGGCTCAGCAACAACGCCCAGGACATCCGGAACACCACCTCCACCTTCAAGATCAACATCAACCCGTAG
- a CDS encoding ABC transporter ATP-binding protein encodes MTTDHQLTAEHLTLGYGDRTVVSSLDLVVPPGRITVVVGANACGKSTLLRSMSRLLAPREGRVVLDGKEVHRLPAKELARTLGLLPQSPVAPEGITVSDLVGRGRHPHQSMFSRWNEKDDAAVASALEATATEPLADRAVDELSGGQRQRVWIAMALAQQTDLLLLDEPTTFLDASHQIEVLDLLTDLNRSRGTTIVMVLHDLNLAARYADHLIALADGTLHAVGSPAEVLTEETVRAVFGLESRVIEDPVSGRPLMLPIGRHHVLAG; translated from the coding sequence ATGACCACCGACCACCAACTGACCGCCGAACACCTCACCCTCGGCTACGGCGACCGTACGGTCGTCTCCTCCCTCGACTTGGTCGTACCGCCGGGCAGGATCACCGTCGTCGTCGGCGCCAACGCCTGCGGAAAGTCGACCCTGCTGCGTTCGATGTCCCGCCTGCTCGCACCCCGCGAAGGCCGGGTCGTGCTGGACGGCAAGGAGGTGCACCGCCTCCCCGCCAAGGAACTGGCCCGTACGCTCGGCCTGCTGCCGCAGTCCCCGGTGGCGCCCGAGGGCATCACCGTCTCCGACCTCGTGGGCCGCGGCCGCCACCCGCACCAGTCGATGTTCTCCCGCTGGAACGAGAAGGACGACGCCGCCGTCGCCTCGGCCCTGGAAGCGACGGCCACCGAACCGCTGGCCGACCGCGCGGTGGACGAACTCTCCGGCGGTCAGCGCCAGCGCGTCTGGATCGCCATGGCCCTGGCCCAGCAGACCGACCTGCTCCTGCTGGACGAGCCCACCACGTTCCTCGACGCCAGCCACCAGATCGAGGTCCTCGACCTGCTCACCGACCTCAACCGCTCACGCGGCACGACGATCGTGATGGTGCTCCACGACCTCAACCTCGCCGCCCGGTACGCCGACCACCTCATCGCCCTCGCCGACGGCACCCTGCACGCCGTCGGCTCCCCGGCCGAGGTGCTGACCGAGGAGACCGTCCGCGCGGTCTTCGGCCTGGAGAGCCGCGTCATCGAGGACCCTGTGTCGGGCCGGCCCCTGATGCTCCCGATCGGCCGCCACCACGTCCTGGCGGGGTGA